The following proteins come from a genomic window of Hymenobacter canadensis:
- the uvrC gene encoding excinuclease ABC subunit UvrC, which yields MAAKEHLQEQIRQLPHRPGVYKYFGDEETIIYVGKAIDLRKRVSSYFTKQDHNKKTQQLVKNIKRIEFTIVDSESDAFLLENNLIKQHQPKYNILLKDGKTYPYLLLTNERFPRLIPTRNKRPGDGRYYGPYANVTGMNLLLELIKALYPLRTCTYNLSPENVAAGKFKPCLEFHLGNCKAPCVAKEDEETYNGYIQQIRQILNGDLRLPKQYFRDKMTQAAQEMQYELAHQFKIKLDRLDEFQSKSTIVNASLSNIDVFSIASTEKLAFINYLKVMNGSIILTQSVEVHKKLDEPDDEILAPMIMQMREEFESQSKEILTNVPLPALPLPGVVIAQPQIGDKRKLLELSIKNVLYLRKEKESMNDRSKDLNEVRIMETIKKDLRLTELPKHIECFDNSNFQGDNPVAAMVCFRNAKPSKKDYRHYHIKTVIGPNDFDSMYEVVSRRYRRLVDEGASLPQLVIVDGGKGQLSMAVKALKDLNLWGQMAVIGIAKRLEEIYVPNDPLPLYIDKKSESLRLFQRMRDEVHRFGITFHRSRRDAATLKTELTDVKGLGPITADKLLTKFKSVKKIRELTEAELIAEVGKAKARILLTYFSEQETSATSAPE from the coding sequence GAATATCAAGCGCATCGAATTCACCATCGTGGATTCTGAGTCCGACGCGTTTCTGCTGGAAAACAACCTCATCAAGCAGCACCAGCCCAAGTATAACATCCTGCTCAAAGACGGCAAGACGTATCCGTACCTGCTGCTGACCAACGAACGATTTCCGCGCCTGATTCCGACCCGCAACAAGCGCCCCGGCGACGGCCGCTACTACGGGCCCTATGCCAACGTGACGGGCATGAACCTGCTGCTGGAGCTCATCAAGGCGCTATACCCGCTACGGACCTGCACCTACAACCTCTCGCCCGAAAACGTGGCGGCCGGCAAGTTCAAGCCCTGCCTGGAGTTCCACCTCGGCAACTGCAAAGCGCCCTGCGTGGCCAAGGAAGACGAGGAAACCTATAACGGCTACATTCAGCAGATCCGCCAGATTCTCAACGGCGACCTGCGCCTGCCCAAGCAGTACTTCCGCGACAAGATGACCCAGGCGGCGCAGGAGATGCAGTACGAGCTGGCCCACCAGTTCAAAATCAAGCTCGACCGCCTCGACGAATTCCAGTCGAAAAGCACCATCGTCAATGCGTCGCTGTCCAACATCGACGTGTTCAGCATTGCGTCCACCGAGAAGCTGGCCTTTATCAACTACCTCAAGGTGATGAACGGCTCCATCATCCTGACCCAGTCGGTGGAAGTGCATAAGAAGCTCGACGAGCCCGACGACGAAATCCTGGCTCCCATGATTATGCAGATGCGGGAGGAGTTCGAGAGCCAGAGCAAGGAAATCTTGACCAACGTGCCGCTGCCGGCCCTTCCGCTGCCGGGCGTCGTCATTGCTCAGCCCCAGATCGGCGACAAACGCAAGCTCTTGGAGCTCAGCATCAAGAACGTGCTGTACCTGCGCAAGGAGAAGGAAAGCATGAACGACCGGAGCAAGGACCTCAACGAGGTGCGCATCATGGAAACCATCAAGAAGGATTTGCGCCTTACGGAGCTGCCCAAGCACATCGAATGCTTCGACAACTCCAACTTCCAGGGTGACAACCCGGTGGCCGCCATGGTGTGTTTCCGCAACGCTAAGCCCAGCAAGAAAGACTACCGCCACTACCACATCAAAACCGTTATCGGCCCCAACGACTTCGACTCCATGTACGAAGTGGTGTCGCGCCGCTACCGCCGCCTCGTAGACGAAGGCGCCAGCCTCCCCCAGCTGGTTATCGTGGACGGTGGCAAAGGTCAGCTCAGCATGGCCGTGAAAGCGCTGAAAGACCTGAACCTATGGGGCCAGATGGCCGTCATCGGCATTGCCAAGCGCCTGGAGGAAATCTACGTTCCCAACGACCCGCTGCCGCTCTACATCGACAAGAAAAGCGAATCCCTGCGCCTGTTCCAGCGCATGCGCGACGAAGTACACCGCTTCGGTATCACCTTCCACCGTAGCCGCCGCGACGCCGCCACGCTCAAAACTGAGCTGACCGACGTAAAAGGCCTTGGCCCCATCACGGCCGATAAGCTCCTGACCAAGTTCAAGTCGGTCAAGAAAATTCGGGAACTGACCGAAGCCGAGCTAATAGCTGAAGTAGGCAAAGCCAAAGCCCGCATCCTGCTCACGTACTTCAGCGAGCAGGAAACATCCGCCACCAGCGCCCCGGAATAG